The DNA region tgtgtgttttgaacgtTTGTTACAAGTtgttaacaccccccccccccacacacacacacacacacacacacacacacatttcctgcaactatatacagtatatgtgtgtgtgtgtgtgtgtttgtggtatcATGAGTTTGGTGGTTTatacaccctgtgtgtgtgtgtttgtgtgtgtgtgtgtgtttgtgtgtgtgtttgtgtgtgtgtgtgtgtgtgtgtgtgtgtgtgtgtgtgtgtgtgtgtgtgtgtggttaaatcAATACAGTGAGGGCCCAAATTGGTATGGGTGTGTTCGAACTCGTTAACGTGAGAACACTTTTTCACCCACAAATTTCCTGCAATTTTGCatctgtgtttagtgtgtgtgtgtgtgttagtatcaTGAGGCATCATGATACTTTtcacccttctgtgtgtgtgtgtgtgtgtgtgtgtgtgtgtgtgtgtgtgtgtgtgtgtgtgtactcaacTATTCATatcatgggtgtgtgtttctcatcGTAAAGTCATTATCCACAATCAGTGGGTATCTTTGAGGGCGTGTTCTTCACATGGTCCTCAAAAGTATATGATAAACTATACGATAAGTGTGTGACCACAgtatggacagtgtgtgtgtgtgtgtgtgtgtgtgtgtatttatatatccatacatacatactgtacattggtgGGTGTGTTTCCTCAGCCTTCAAGACTGTCTTCATGTGGTCCCCATATGTCTGAAGCTAATTGTGGGTTGTAGTCATTTCTATAAGTTTGTGTGCAATAATGGGCCTGTGGCCGATGCGCcgtatatatatttatcttcATGGATCTCATCTTGTGAGGCCATTGCAGTGGTCATGGGATCCCATCGCCCACAGAAGTTTCTGTAATACGGCCCATGGACTGTATGGCTGTTCACATTGGGGATTGAGTGGCTTTTACACCccactgtgtgagagagagagcatttacAGAGACAATGTAAATGATTTAAAGATGTTGCTAGACCATAAGaaatgtacatgtactgtatgtgtatgtctgtctgtctgtctttctgtctgtctgtctgtctgtctgtgtctgtgtgtgtgtgtgtgtgtgtgtgtacatgtctgtgtacatgtctgtgtgtgtgcgtgtgtgtacatgtctgtgtacatgtctgtatgtgtgtgtgtgtgttgacctgtgtGTCCCCCTCCGCAGGGCTACTACAAGCGCACGCCGGCGTACATGCCCATGCGTCGGCAGGAGCGGCGCGGCTGCTTGGCGGTGCCCATGGTGCACTCCACCCTCCTCGTAGACCTGCGCAAGGAGGCGGCGCGCCAGCTGGCCTTCTACCCGCCGCACCCCGACTACTCCTGGGCCTTCGACGACGTCATCGTCTTCGCCTTCTCCGCCCGCATGGcaggtgaggggggtggggggggctgggtgataaggagtgtgtgtgtgtgtgtgtgtgtgtttgtgcttgtgtttgtgtttgtgtttgtgtttgcataatcTTATTCatcctgtatctgtgtgtgtgtgtgtgtgtgtgtgtgtgtgtgtgtgtgtgtgtgtgtgtgtgtttgtctatgtctgtatgtctgtatgaatattttatcatcctgtgtgtgtgtgtgtgtgtttgtgtggttgtgttaatatgtatgtgtatgtgtgataataagtatgtgtgtgtgcgtgtgtgtgtgtgtacataatttatcatgctgtgtctgtgtatgtgtatgtctctgtgtctgtgtgtctgtatatgcatAATTTATAATTTTGTGCgtctatatgcgtgtgtgtgtgtgtgtgtgtgtgtgtgtgtgtgtgtgtgtgattgagtcaGGGGAGTTTAGAGCTGGATTATATGAGTGTGGTTGTTATGtcagtgcatgtctgtgttttatgtgtgtggtttcatgtgttatgaaaatgaaaaataggCTTTTACCATGACATGCTTGCTCAGCTCTTACCCCGGGGTGATCTTACCCCTGGGTGATCTTACCCCTGAGTAATCTTACCTTCGTCTTACCCCTGGGTGATCTTACCCTCATCTTACCCCTGGGTGATCTTACCCTTGGGTGATCTTACCCCTGGGTGATCTTGCTCCTGGGTGATCTTACCCCTGGGTGATCTTGCTCCTGGGTGATCTTACCCTCATCTTACCCCTGGGTGATCTTACCCCTGGGTGATCTTACCCTCATCTTACCCCTGGGTGATCTTACCCCTGGGTGATCTTGCTCCTGGGTGATCTTACCCCTGGGTGATCTTGCTCCTGGGTGATCTTACCCTCATCTTACCCCTGGGTGATCTTACCCTCATCTTACCCCTGGGTGATCTTACCCCTGGGTGATCTTACCCTCATCTTACCCCTGGGTGATCTTACCCCTGGGTGATCTTGCTCCTGGGTGATCTTGCTCCTTGTCGTTACAATGTGCTATCGCTTTGTAGAACTTGCATTGATACTGTACCATTGCACAGCACTCTTGAGTCTCCCTTGAATTTTTCACTCATAGTGTTAGATCTAAACATACCCATAGCATACCTGATATTAACCCAATATCTAAACAGTCTTTGTCTCTTCGGTGGATTCAGATTGGGTCCTATATGAATTGTTAAAAGTGATGGACTGTGTATAGGTAATgttcagaggcggacatcccagttccagaaagtaaaagtcccgtCATATACAGTATTCTTTCTACCTGCGCACTTATCTGGTTTACCTGGCTGCTCATTAGGAtgatggcaggacttttactctctgaacccgggatgtccgcctctggtaATGTTAGAACTTATATGAACTATTAATAACCAATTGATcaattgattgatttgattagatatttgattagattagattagattagattagattagataacTTTATTTATACCCGGAGGTAGATTTGGTGTGCAGACAATTGAGTTGGCACATTAAGGAACATACAACATAATAGACATTAAAACACATCAAACCACAGGACAGGCAATTAAGAACACAGACATTATGACACCACAGACAGGACTAATAGTAACCACTTGGAAGAAGACGTATAAAGTGCGCCAGTGCATCTCATTGGTAAAAACTTATGGCCTTAGTTTCAGGTCGGTTTTGTTAACTTCCCTGATTGCAGAGGGGATAAAACTCCCTCTAAATCGTTTGGTTTTGCAGGCGGGCAGTTTAAATCTAAGGCCGGATGGGAGGAGCTGAAATTCTGTATGTAGCGGATGGGAACTGTGATCCAGGATGGAGCCTGCTATCCTCAGCAACTGCCTGGTGTAGAGGGTATCAGGGCTAAGTTGTGGCTCACCAATTAGCCTGCTAGACCACCTAACTATTTTGCTAAGGGAGTTTTTGCTTTTAAGAGACAAGTTGCTAAACCAACATGCCAGACAGAAGGATATGATTGATTCAATAAAAGCACGGTAAAAAAGGGTCAGCAGGGTTCGGTCTATGTGTAGGTAGGACAGTTTCCTAAGACAGTACAGACGTTGATTGGCCTTTTTAAAAACAGCTTCACAGTTAGCCTCAAATGTGAGCTTGTTGTCTATGATAGTGCCCAGGTATTTGTATTTGTCTACCATCTCCACTGTCTGACCTTTTATGTCTGTAGGCATCTGGACCTGGTGGTGTTTCCTGAAGTCTATTGTCATGTCTTTAGTTTTTGTGACATTCAGCTGCAGGTATGACTTGTCACACCAGTCTGTGAATTCAGCAACAATTGGACCATGACTAGCCTCTTTCCCCTTTAATAGGCTGACAATCACGGTGTCATCAGCATATTTGAGAATGTGCCTATCATCTCTGTTGCTGCGGCACATGTTTGTGTataaaatgaaaaagagaggagacaggacaCAGCCCTGCGGGGACCCTGTGGAACTGCAGGTCTGGTCAGAAAAGGTGCCAttgactctcactctctgtgttcGGTTTGTTAAAAAATGAAGAATCCATCCTACAAGGTTGTTACTTAAGTTGAATTGTTCCACAAGCCTTTCTACTAGGACATGTGGCTGAATGGAGTTAAAAGCCGAcataaaatcaataaataagaGGCGAACATGTGTGTCCCTACCCTCTAAATGTTTAAAAATCATATTAGATAGAGTAGCTGTAGCGTCCTCCACTCCCCTATGTGGCCTATAAACAAATTGTAAAGCATCCATATCTTTacaatttgtgtgtctgtctgccactttatttgtgtttatgcgcctgtgtttatttgtgtgtgtgtgtgtgtgtgtgtgtgtgatatatatacagtatatatataatgtgtgtgtgtgtgtgtgtgtgtatagtgtttaaccctgtgctgtgtgctccaCCAGAGGTGCAGATGTTCCTGCTGAACAGAGAGACGTACGGCTACTTGCCCGTGCCCCTGCGAGGCCACAACACCCTGCAGGACGAGGCCGACAGCTTCCTGCACTCACTGCTGGAGTACATgggtgagttggtgtgtgtgtgggtatcgtgtgtgtgtgtgcgtgtgtgtgtgtttgtgtgtttgtgtgtgtgtgtgtgtgtgtgtgtgtgtatcgtgtgtgtatcgtgtgtgtgtgtgtgtgtgtgtgtgtgtgtgtgtgtgtgtgcatgtgtgtgtgtgtgtgtgtgtgtgtgtgcgcgcatgtgtgtgtgtgtgtgtgtgtgtgtgcgcgtgtgtgtgtgtgtggtgtgcacgtgtgtgtgtgtgtgtgtgtgtgtgtgtgtgtgtgtgtgcgtgtttgtgtgtgtgcgtgtttgtgtgtgtgcgtgtttgtgtgtgtgtgtgtgcatgtgtgttaggtTGACTGCATCCTGCAATTACTGCTGGAGTGCATGAGCGAGTATATGAaagcagagatgtgtgtgtgtgtgtgtgtatgtgtgtgtgtgtgtgtgtttatacattaGCATGAGGCCAACAGTTTCCTCCACTCACTGCGTGAACACTGCTGCATGCTCGGCTGGGTTTGTATCTGCGAGGGCGGGTCATGTTTatgttgtggctgtgtgtctgtgccactttatttgtgtttatgcgcctgtgtttatttgtgtgtgtgtgtgtgtgtgactctgtgtctgTCAGTTTTTTTGTGCATctcgtgagcgtgtgtgtgtgtgtgtgtgtgtgtgtgtgtgtgcatgtgtgtgtgtgtgtgtgtgtgtgtgtgtgtgtgtgtctgtctggcctCTGCTGagatatgtgggtgtgtgtagtggggtcagaggtcagactcCTGCTCTGTTCTTTCCCGTCTGATTCATCTGGGGGCCAGATGGCCTCGGAGCACTCACTGtaccttctttctctctactatctttctctctactccttctttctctctctctctcttttctctccctctactctctttctctctctttatctctctcttttgttctctctttctttctctctactctctttctctgttctctctttctttctttctctcttctctctttctctatcctctctttctgtctctctttatctctttctctctactctctttttctctctctttctatttttgATATCTTGGTTTATCCTCTTTCACTCTGTGGAACTGTCTATGTGATCAATCTTGttatcctcttctctccctctcttttgttgTTTCTTCTCATTTAATGTGGctccatcccatctctctctctttatttcttctctctctctccctttctctctctcgttctttcttttctctctctctctctctatctctctctctctctcagtgaggaATCCACCTCTGGAGCCATCTGTTCACCTCACTGTGACTCCCAAGCAGCCAGACAAGATGGGCTTCGATGAGGTacgcacacatttgtgtgtgtgtgtgtgtgtgtgtgtgtgtgtgtgtgtgtgtgtgtgtgcgcgcgtgtgtgtgagaaagactgTGAGCGAGACAgtggatgagtgtgtctgtgtctgtgtgtgtgtgtgtgtgtgtgtgagagagagagagagagtttgtattgttttcataATATCATAACTTTTAGTTTTGTCAAACCAGAAACCACATACTTTTGCTGAGACAAGCCTACCTCATCTTAATTATTatcttcattattattatttactcaCACTAGCAGCCACACACTTTAGACTCTGCCAGCATTAGGTGTTTAtgcctcaaggtgtgtgtgtgtgtgtgtgtgtgtgtgtgtgtgtgttgttttttctgtGGAGTTATGTAATTTGTGTTATGTAAGTTTTGTTATTCCTTATTTACATGTTTAATTAAATACTTACCAGAGCtacaaatgtttgtgtgtgtgtgtatgtgtgtgtgtgtgtgtgtgtgtgtgtgtgtgtgtgtgtgtgtgtgtgtctcaggtctTCATGATTAATCTGCTGAGGCGCACTGACAGGAGGGATCGGATGCTCAGGACCCTCTACGAGCAGGAGCTCACCTGCAAAGTCATCAATGCGGTGGACGGCaagtatgtacacacatgcacgcacacacacacatgcacaagcacccgcacacacacacacacacgtgcgcgcgcacacacacacacacacacacacacacacacacacacatgcatgcacacagcttTGACAGCACAGTACCTCCATGCAGGGAATCAAATCTCTATCTCCTTTCATGTGACCCAGAGCGCTGAACTCAAGCCAGGTGGATGCTCTGGGGATCAAGATGATGCCGGGATACAGCGACCCCTACCATGGCCGCCCACTGACCAAGGGGGAGCTGGGATGTTTCCTCTCCCACTACAACATCTGGAAGGAGGTGAGGATGCCAGGCGAGGCCCAGGCTTAGAGGCCTACATGACCTGGCACCACCTgagttggttatggttatgcttatGGTTATTGATTTAGCAgacttacaaataaaaacaatacaatagtagAACAtgaacactgaacactgaacagtttttgaaaaaaaatggtaGATAGTGACCCCATTAAGAAAAATAGCGATAACAAACAATAGTAAATTCCCATGTGAACAGATAAAAGTGTCTCTTTTAAGCACAAGCAGGAGGTCTGGGTCCAGGtctggggcccctctcattcatctttttatctatctttccttccttccttcctttcttcctcggtcctccagctctttcccactgatctataaagaatactgGATAGAATTATTGCCgttccatcattctttatctagatcagtgaaaATGAGGACCGAGGAatgaagggaggatagatagacaaatgagaggcaccccaggcTCAGAAATTAAAAGCCCCCATCGTAATTTCCTTATCTTGCCATGTCTTtgggctcttctcaaccctctctccttggtcctcggtcctccagctcgTTCCCGCTGATctctaactaacactggatagactatcccattgttgcggccccatcattctttatctagatcagtggctGTTCTCACGTCTCGTGTCTCTCCCTCAGATTGTGGACCGTGGCCTGCGGACCTCGCTGGTGATCGAGGACGACCTGCGCTTCGAGGTGTTCTTCAAGCGACGCCTGCAGAGCATCATGGACGAGGTGGAGAGCCAGGGCCTGAAGTGGGACCTCATGTGAGTAGTGCAGAGTGCCCCCCTGTGGTGTCCTCCAGAACTGCACTGCCCCAAGGCAGTGGACACGctgttgcgtgtgtgcgtgcgtgtgtttgtaattATTGATAATGAGGCGTAATTTGATAATTACTGTTGCTCTGCAGGCTGTGAGGCTGTAATTAAAGATGAGACGCATGTTGGTTTCTTGGCATTCAGTTTTAATcggtttgtgtttatttttctctgtcctttctctctgtttatatATACACTTATTCTGACGtatgcttgctctctctctctcgctccccctctctctccctctcttacacactcattcacttactcattcattcattcattcattcattcattcattcattcattcatttcatttcatttcatttcatttcatttcatttcattcattcatccattcattcattcactctttaattcattcacactcacacacacacacacacacacacacacacacacacacggactgcCCGCGCTCTGAACAGCTACATTGGGCGTAAGAGGATGCAGGTGGACCACCAGGAGAAGTCCGTTCCCAACGTCCGCAACCTGGTGGTGGCCGACTACTCCTACTGGACGCTGGGCTACATGATGTCACTGAGCGGCGCCAAGAAGCTGCTGGCGGCCAAACCCCTGACCAAGATGCTGCCCGTGGACGAGTTCCTGCCCGTCATGTACAACAAGCACCCCGTGTGAGTGTCGCCCATATTGCTGCCCGTCATGTACAACAAGCACCCAGTGTGAGTGTTGCCCATATCGCTACCCGTCATGTACAACAAGCATCCAGTGTGAGTGTTGCCCATATTGCTGCCCgtcatgtaggctacaacaagcACCCAGTGTGAGTGTTGCCCATATTGCTGCCCATATTGCTGCCCgtcatgtaggctacaacaagcACCCAGTGTGAGTGTTGCCCATATTGCTGCCCACAATACCCTTTACTTCCATAAAATAACCGTTTGTTTTAGACTCTATTTGCACCTATAAACATCGCATCGTATGTACAAAACCGCATATGGATCATAGCATATAAAAACAGTGCACGTCCATTTGGCGGTGAAAATCTTTCAAAAGCAGGTGCAGTCCAAATTGCAGTTTATGTGTTAATTACAGAAACATTACAGTGCTCAGAGCACCAGCATTTCTCAGTTGTAGCCTACtctgtcaaaagcaaccttaaagGGCAATTAAAGGGGAATTTTCacatctccatttctcaagATCACAGAGTATTATCAATacggaaaaaagggaaaataatcAGTTTTAGCTAGCTCGAGTTGGTGTAGCCAGACGgctacagcactacactctgggggcatgttcatgagccctGAAGTTCATGCCCCCACGGTGCAGTTTACACATGATTTGGATAAAACATTGTCCTGTGGTTaaaacacaatgcggctaatttTGCTATACAAAGTTTTATAGAGCTATTTCATTAAgcattctctctttatctctctctgcctctttctctctctctatcctctttctttcttgtcccCCTATcgttctctcattccctctatcatttttctctctgtccttttctttcttgtcccctatcgctctctctctctctcgcactctctctcgctctctatatcctttttctctctctccttttctttctcatcctcctattgctctctctacccccccactctctctctctctctctctctctctctctctctctctctctctctctctctctctctctctctcgctgtctatatcctttttctctctctccttttctttctcatcctcctattgctctccctctttttctctctctctctacccccctctctctctctctctctctctctctctctctctctctctctctctcgctgtctatatcctttttctctctctctccttttctttctcgtCCTCCTAttgctttccctctttctctctctctctctacccccccaccccccacctctctctctctctctctctctctctctctctgcagtcagGACTACATGACCCACTTTGACCGGCGGAACCTGCACGCCTTCTCGGTGGAGCCGCTGCTGGTCTACCCGACGCACTACACGGGCGACCCGGGCTACGTGAGCGACACCGAGACGTCCGTCGTCTGGGACAACGAGACGCAGCGCACCGACTGGGACCGCAAGCGCTCGCGCAAGACCCGCGAGCAGGAGGAGCTGAGCGTGGAGGCGCAGAACTCCGACGTCCTCCAGTCGCCGCTCGACAGCACCGCCCGCGACGAACTATGAGGGCACCGCGGcgggggggcggaggggaggatagggggagggagggagggagagagggatggagggagggagggagggaggagggagggagaggtagaaagCTGgtgagaaatagaaagagagacattgGAGACGGAGGAGTATACGCAAAAAGATGCAATGCACCACTGAAGAGCACTGCCTGGGTTGAACtgtgggtttgggggggggggggggggcatttttaTGAGAGATGGATgatagatggagggatggagggatggatggatggatagatggataaagAAAGGGAcaggtgaggaggggaggagaaaacaGGAAGATATGGGGACAGGGTGGTGACCAAAGTAGGTCATTAGAATGGTTCCAACCTAAAGGTTCCACTTTGATGATCTAACAATGAACTCGAAGGTGAAATCTACATCTGTCTGGTCAAATTCTCGAAAATTCCCAACACGATGAAAGCGAAGAGAATTTGACCAGACAGATGTAGATTTCACCTTCGAGTTCATTGTTAGATCATCAAAGTGGAACCTTTAGGTTGGAACCATTCTAATGACCTACTTTGGTCACCTCCCTGTCCCCatatcttcctgtttctgaagCTGCGCATAGTGGGTGCATAGTGGGTGCCAAACAGAAGGAAGTGAGCTAGCTGGCTAGCGCTtgccacttctcaaatgagaagCACAGCGTGAATTAAATCACCGCGcaaaggcaggatgggaacacccaggctagtgggGACAAAGGCccctctcaaactctctcctcgaacctcgatcctcggtcctccggctcgttcccactgatctgtaaagaacactggatagactatcccattgttgccgccccatcattctttatctagatcagtgggaacgagctggaggaccgaggaccAAGGAGGgagggttgagaagagcccaAAGACATGGCAAGGTAAGGAAATGAGGAGATGAGGGGGCTTTTAATTTCTGAACCTGGGGtacctctcattcgtctttttatctatcctcccttccttcctcggtcctcattcCCACCGATCTAGATAAAGagtgatggggcagcaacaatgggatagtgtaTCCAGTGtcctttatagatcagtgggaacgagccggaggaccgaggaaggaaggaagggaggatagatgaaaagaagaatgagaggcacccatagagtcTTCCTCCtgcacagacaggaagtgaggaggaggaggttgaggaagaggagggaccAGCAACAGTGTGAAATAAACAGTCAGGGTTGGGGGCTGATGATaagggaaaataaaataaaaatgaacgAAACTCAGTCAGatgtgaaaaacaacaacaagagcaATCAACTTTGTGACACGATACGAATGATAAGCCTAATTCGAGGGCaggattttttcttttttttttaaatgccaaaACATAGCTTACTTTGAAACTGAACTAGCCCCCGACAAAATCAGCCACTGatggaaaaagaagaagaattaTGTCGTATGAAAATGTCTGGGAGATTTCTCTGTATGTTTGCTTGCGGTTTTGTTTTCTTGCTTGTTTGTCATTCTAGGAGGGTTTAGTTCCTGCCCTGCTTTAACATGTAGGCCACATTTTCTTTCCTGAGAATGTCctcgttgttgtttttttttctctttctttttaaatcAACCTATGccttggacatacagtagagctaCTGCATAGAGACAGGTACAGTAGATGTGCCTTTCAATCTATATCACGGCGTAACAAAGGCATTTGTGATTGGTCTCTGCCTGGACACAACCAGTGATCTGATTGGACAGATTGGCGTCAAGGCAAGGTTGC from Sardina pilchardus chromosome 1, fSarPil1.1, whole genome shotgun sequence includes:
- the colgalt1b gene encoding procollagen galactosyltransferase 1; translation: MHRAILLTSTLLTLLVPGPARGYFTEERWSPESPLLAPRVLVALVCRNSAHSLPYFLGGIDRLNYPKDRIAVWVATDHNIDNTTAILREWLIQVQSLYHYVEWRPQEDPSGYEDETGPKHWTNLRYEHVMKLRQAALDAAREMWSDYFLLVDCDNLLTDPDVLWKLIQEDKTIVAPMLESRAAYSNFWCGMTSQGYYKRTPAYMPMRRQERRGCLAVPMVHSTLLVDLRKEAARQLAFYPPHPDYSWAFDDVIVFAFSARMAEVQMFLLNRETYGYLPVPLRGHNTLQDEADSFLHSLLEYMVRNPPLEPSVHLTVTPKQPDKMGFDEVFMINLLRRTDRRDRMLRTLYEQELTCKVINAVDGKALNSSQVDALGIKMMPGYSDPYHGRPLTKGELGCFLSHYNIWKEIVDRGLRTSLVIEDDLRFEVFFKRRLQSIMDEVESQGLKWDLIYIGRKRMQVDHQEKSVPNVRNLVVADYSYWTLGYMMSLSGAKKLLAAKPLTKMLPVDEFLPVMYNKHPVQDYMTHFDRRNLHAFSVEPLLVYPTHYTGDPGYVSDTETSVVWDNETQRTDWDRKRSRKTREQEELSVEAQNSDVLQSPLDSTARDEL